Genomic DNA from Candidatus Aminicenantes bacterium:
TATCCTTGATCGAGTAGATCGTTGCTCCCGCTTCGACAAAGAAGCGGACGCGGCTACGGAGAAAAATGGTGCCGGTGGAGTACTCGCCGGGCGGCACATAGACCGTACCCCCTCCGGCGGCGGCGCAGGCGTCCACGGCCTTCTGGATGGCGGCCTGGGCGCTCCCGGCTTTGAGCCCGTTGGCGCCGAAGTCGCGGACGTTGAAGACGGCCTGTCCGGCGGTGGGGGCGGCCCAGCCTTGGACGAGGCCGAAGACGAAGATGAGGCAAGCGGCGAGTCGGATGCGCATCGGCGACCTCCGAAAAAAGATGGCCTCATCTTAGCCGAATTCGCCGGTCCGCGCCATCGCAGGTGACCGGGAATCAAGGGATGTGCTACCATGAGCCCGCCGGGCGAAGAGAATGAGGAGTGGCTATGAAATGGTATGAACAGTTCTTCGACGGGGTAGCCATGGATTTCTGGAAGGCCGCCGTCCCCGAAGAATGGACTCGGGCCGAGGTAGTGTTTCTGAAGGAATCCCTTGTTCTTGCCCCCGGATCTTCGGTTTTGGACGTCCCTTGCGGCTTCGGCCGCCATGCTCTCGCCTTAGCGGCCGAGGGCATTCGGGTTCGCGGCATCGATATTGCCCCGGCCTGCGTCGAAGAGGTCAACGCGCGGGCTAAGGCGGCGAATCTGCCGGCCGAGGCCGTCCTGGGGGATTTGGCCGGGGTCGATCTGGGCGGACCCTTCGATGGCGCGTACTGCCTCGGCAACAGCTTCGGTTATTTTGATCCCGACGACATGCTCGGTTTCTGCCGGCGGGTGGCGGCCGCGCTGCGGCCGGCGGGCCGATTCGTCATCCATACGGCCATGGCCGCCGAGTCCGTCCTGCCCGATTTCCGGGAGCGGGAATGGATCACCGCCGGCGACATCACCTGCCTGATGGCCAACGGTTACGATAGCGAACGGAGCGTTGTTGAAACGCACTATACTTTCATACGGGACGGCCGAGTCGAGAAACGCTCGTCCGAGCACTATGTCTATACGGTGGGGGAGATCGGACGATTGCTTGCCGCGTCGGGATTTCGAGTGCTTTGCTCCGTCGGATCGCCCGACGGAACGCCCTTCGAATTCAAAGATCCCCAGCTCTACATCATCGCCGAAAAGCGCTGAGAGCGCGCTTCCGGGTGCGTTAATGCCCGTGCCGGTGGTGGATGTCCGGCCAGTGGGCGTGGCTGTGCTCTCTCTCCTCATGGCTGTGTTCGTGGACATGCCCGCGGCTCGGCTCTTCGGATGAGCGCCCTCCCGGCAGTCTCTCGGGCTCGGGATCATGATGACTATGATGATCATTGTGATGATCGTCATGGTGATGATGAGGGTGGGCATGGACGAGCCGGTCGTGGTGATGAGCGTGGCCATGGCGTTCGAGGACGATGAGCGCCGTCCCTGCCAGCATCAGCAGAACGCCCGGCAGGAGAGGCCATGACGGCGCCTCCCGAAGCAGGACCAGCGAAAGGACGGCGCCGACGAATGGGCCAAGGCTGAAGAAGGCTCCGGTCCGGAATGCCCCCAACCCCGATAGGGCCCGGATGAAAAGGACCAGGCTGATGCCGTAGCTGAAAGCGCCCAGCGCTGCGCCTGCCAGCCAATACGTCCAGTGAGGGAACGGCCGACCGAGCCATGCGGCCAAGCCGAGAGAGAAAGCTCCGGCGATGAGCCCTTTGACTTGGGCGATGCGGACCGGGTTCTTATCTGCGATCATGCGGGTGAAGTTGTTGTCGGCGCCCCACGCGGCCATCGCCGCGAGGACAAGCAGGACGCCTAGCGCTGATATCCGTCCGGCCGAGACGTCCCAGCTCATGAGGAAGCCGGCGGCCGTCATGGCCGCCAAGGCCGCCCAGGTCCGGCGGCCGGCCGGTTCGCCGAAGAGAAGGACGGCCAACAGGGCCGTAGCGACGCCTTCCAGATTGAGTAGGAGCGAGGCCGAAAACCCGCTCAGCCGGGACAGGCCGAGGAGCAGCAGGATAGGCGCCGCGATCCCCCCGCAGACGATGGCCCCCGCCAGCCAAGGTGCGTCCTTGCGATTGAGAGGGCTCGGCTCGCTTCCTGCATGGCTGCCGCGAGGGCGCAACTGATTATAAAGAGTCAAGCCGATCCCGGCGCCGGCATAGAGCAATCCCGCCAGGACGAGCGGGTCGGTGTCGCGGAGCAAAAGCTTGGCCAGAGGTGGGCTGACCCCAAAGAGGGCGGCCGAGACGAGAATGGCGAAGAACGGCCGACGGTCCATTCACCCCTTCCTGGATTGCACCTTGAGCTCGCCGCAGGTGATGCCGCGTGGGTTGAGGCACTTGCTGCAGGAGATGCAGGAGGATTTTTTAATACGGCCGAGGCGAAAATCCCTCACCAACCGAGGCTCCCGGATGAATGGCCGGCTCAAAGACACCAGATCGGCCCGGCCGTCGCGGATGATCGCTTCCATCCGGGCGAAAGTCCGATTCCCGCCCAAGCCGAAGACCGGGATGCGCAGGACTTTCTTGAATCGGGCCGCGGCGTCCACGAAGTAGCCTTCCTCCTCCTCCGGGCGCACCCCCAGCCAGATCGATCCCTTTCCGGCTTCGGTCATGCCGCCGCTGATTTCGAGGCCGTCCAAGCCGGCGCCTTGAAGGAGCCCGGCGATCTCGAGGCTCTCCTCGACCTGAAGTCCCGAAGCCAGGAAGTCTTCCGAATTGAGCTTGGCGATGACCGGGAATAGGCTGCCGCAAATCGCCTTGATGCCGGCGATAATCTCGAGGACGATCCGAGCCCTTTTGGCCGTGGAACCGCCCCAGTCGTCCGTCCGTCGGTTGGTGTGGGGCGAGAGAAAGCTGCCGAGGAGGTAGCCGTGGGCGCAATGGATTTGGACCCCGTCGAACCCGGCTTCGCGGGCCCGACGGGCGGCCTGGATAAAATCGTTCTTGAGGCTCTCGATCTCGACTGGAGTGACTTCCCGCGGCGTCAGCTTGAACGTCGGCTCGAACACGGCCGAAGGACTGATCGGCTCCCCGCCGACCAGTTTGACCTTGGTCTGGCGGCCGGCATGGGCGAGCTGAAGGAAGATGCGGCTCGGGAAGGCGTGGACGGTAGAGGAGATCCGCTTGAGGCCGGGGAGGAACCGATCGTCATAGACCGCCGTCTGGAAGGGCCCGGCTTTGCCGTCGGGCCGGATAAAAGCGTGCCCGGTGATGATCAGCCCGACCTCGCCTTCGGCGAGATCATGGAATAGGCCGACGAGTCGATCGGTAACGAAACCGTCTTCGTCGGCCATGAACTCGGCTGTGGCCGAGCGGACGAAGCGATTGGGTATTTCCATCCCACCGATCTTGATCGGCGTGAATAGAGGCGAATCGGACGGAGATTGGGTCATTCGGCTCGCTCCGATTAACTAAGATATATCTAATTTGTAAATCAAGGACATTCTCCTATAATCTACTCTGAGATGCAACGGGCTCCGGCCCCATATGGTTATGGAATTGTAGACATGGACGAACAACAGCTGATCGCCCTCGTCAGGGACGGCGACGAGCGGGCCTTCGCCGAGATAGTACAAGTCTACAAGGACAGAATTGTGAACTTTCTCTTCCAGATGACCGGCGATTACCAGAAGGCCGTCGACCTTTCCCAGGAGACGTTCCTCCGGGTCTATTTCAAGGCCGACAAGTACCGGCCGATCGCCCCTCTCTCGTCCTGGATCTACGCCATCGCCTCCAACTTGGCCAAGACGGATATCAAGAAAAGGCGGCGGATGCCGCTGGTCTCGTTCGAAGAGCTCCCGCCCACCGCGGATTTGAGCACGCCGAGCCGCGAAGCGTCCGATTCCGGCCTCTCGGCGAACCTCCGGCAAGCCTTGGCCAAGCTCAACCCGCGCTACCGCATCCCCGTCCTGCTCAAGGATGTCGAAGGCTATTCCCAAGAAGAGATCGCCCGCATCATTCAGCGGCCGGTGGGGACCGTCAAGGCCCGTATCAGCCGGGGCCGAATGATGCTCAAGAAGTCCCTGGAATCGGCCCGTCAAGACGCGGCCGGACTGCCCAAAACGGAGATCATCGATGAACAGCTTTGACCAGCTCAAGCGGCTCGACCGGGTTTCCGCCCCCGAAGGATTCGAGGACGGCGTACTCAAAGCGTTGGCCTCCCGGCGCCGGCAGTTGCCGGCCCTGCGGCGGGCCCGAGCCTTCCGGCGGGCGATGGCGGTCTCCGCGGTCGTCCTGCTGGCCGGCTTGGGAGCGCTCAACCTGTTCGTCCTGCGCGGACCCGCGCCGTCCGCCACAATGGCCGACGCCGACTCCGGCCAGAAACCCCTGTCCATCACCGAGCCCGTCGACTATCGGGGCGACCTGCAGAACGCCTCGTACGCGCCGGGCGCCGTTTATATCTTGGAACGAGTGTCCGAGGCTTCCCCCACTCTCATCAAGTACTAGGAGGTTGGAAGATGAACCATCGGTTCAAAACTCTTGCGGCCCTCGCCCTCGCCCTGGCTGTCGCCGGACCGGCTTTTACCGGCACCCGGACGGCCATCGACGAGAAGAGGGTCGAGGAAATCATCAAAATGACGGCGCCCTCGGTCGTCAAGGTCGAGGCCCGCAACGGCATCCGCAAGATTGCCACGGGAATCGTCATCGACAAGGACGGGACGATCGTTACGACGGCGCTCATCTCGCCGCGGGACCAGACGATCCAGGTCACCACGGCCGACGGCAAGGTCTACCAGGCGATTTTCAAAGGCTTCGATACCCAGACGGGCATCGCCGTCATTCAGGCTAAAGGAGCGGCCCTGACCCCGCTCGGTCTGGGCAAGACCGGTGACCTGCGGCCGGGCGTCTGGATCGGGGTCGTCGGGCTGTCGCCCGAGCATACGCCCTCGATCACCCAGGGCATCGTCAGCTCGGCCTCGCCCGACAAGGCGCGGTTGAACGTCTGGGTCGTCCCCGGCTCGAGCGGGGCTCCCGTCGTCAGCGCCGAAGGCAAGATGGTCGGGCTGCTGCGGGGCGCCTACTTCGACGATGCCTCGGTGGCCTTCGAGTTCCGGGAAGGCACGACGGTCGGCTCCGGCTTTGCCGTCAGCCGCGGCGAGGCTCCCTCGGCGGGCATGGCCCTGGCCATCCCGGTCGACCTGGTCATTTCTGTCGCGACCGATATCCGCAAAAACGGCAAGGTCATGCGCGGCTGGATGGGCGTTTCGGTGGATGTCTCCGAAGGCCCGCTGGTGGTGGCCGTAGTCGATCCCAAGAGCCCGGCCGAGCAGGCCAAGATCAAGGTCGGCGACGTCCTCATCAAATTCGAGGGCAAAGACTTGACCAACGGCAACGCCCTGGCCCAGGAGATCCGCTCCCGCAAACCGGGCGCCGAAGTCACGCTCAAGATCGAACGCGACGGCAAGCCCTTGGACGTCAAGGTCAAGCTGGGCGAGTACAGCGAGGCCAACGCCCAGCGCGAGCTGGAGATCCTCTTCCCGCAGCTCTTCCCACAGATCACCACCCGGCCCCAGGACAGAAATCCGTACGCTCCGGTGCCCGGCAACCCGCTGTCCTCCTACCGCTGGGAGAAGCGCAAATATATCGGCGTCTCCCTGGAGCCGATGAACCCCGAGCTGGCCGAGGCCTGGGGCGCCAAGGACGGCTACGGCCTGCTGGTCACTGCCCTGGAGTCCGAAGGCGCAGCCAAGAAGGCCGGGATCAAGGTCGGCGACATCCTCCTCAAGGCCGACGGCAAGAAAGTCGAGTCCGTGAACGATTTGAGTGCCCTGTTGCAGGACAAAAAGAAAGGCGACAAGGTTAAAATCGATTTCGTTCGGGACAAGAAGACGATGGCGCTGGACGTCGAAGTGACCGAGGACGAATCGGTTGGTGTCCAGTTTCTGCATCGCTCGCCCGAGGAGCCTGGGTCAAGTGAAATCCCGGGTCGGCCGGCCGAGAAGGAAGCGCCGGGGGGCTTCTCCAAGTCGACTTCCAAGTCGGAAAGCGCCGCCCGGGACATCGTCAGACAGTTCGAGTCCGAGTTCAACGGTTCTCGCAATTGGACCACATCGCCCAGCCCGGACCTGCTGCGGATCATGCGCAACGGCAAGACGATCATCTGGATTTGACGGAAGCCGGGACTCTGTTCCCGTTGCCCCGCTCTCTCGCAAGGGAGGGCGGGGCTTTTTGTTCTTCTCCCGATTCCGGGAAACGCGGTTCGGGGTGTCAGCCCGGCGGCGCGGGTTCACCACTCCTTTTTACGCTAATCCGCTCGGCGCCTCCAGCGCTTCGCAGTCCTCGTCGGGACGTCGCTTCGACAGTCCCCGCGAGGGCGGAACTCCGCATTCGAGATCCCTCGGTCATAGAGTCCACCCACTCCGTTTCGATTCCGTTAGATGGTTGCGTGCTCAAACAGCCCTCGGCACATGCAGCCGAAGGCGCTATCCTATCCCCGCCTTCGAAGGCGGGGTAGGGGTGGTGATATCAATGAGAATAAGAGTGTTGTGCGCCTTCGGAATAAAAAGCTTTTCCCGCGCGGTTTCGCCGTTGGCCGACACCCCAAACCGTTGGCGTTTCCCGGAGATGGGAGAAGAACTTTATTAACCGGCTTCGACTGCGTGAATCATCGCCCAGAAGTTTTCCAGAGGCGTGTCGAGCTGGACGTGATGGGTCGGGCCTAGAATGAGCCCGCCGCCCTGGCCGACCGTGGCCAGCCGGTCGCGGACTTCCCGGGCCACGTCGGCGGCTGATCCGAACGGCAGGGTGTGCTGTTCGTCGATCGTCCCCCAGAAGCAGAGCCGATCGCCGTACCGGCGCTTCAGTATGGCCGGATCCATGCAGGCCGGCTGGATGGGATTGAGGACGTCCACGCCGATTTCGATGAGCTCGTCGATGATCGGAGTAATGTCGCCGTCGGAGTGATAAGCGACTTTGCAGGTCGGGCTGACCGATTTGATCTCGGCGATGATATCGGCCAGGCGGCCTTTGAGGAAGCGGCGCCAAGTTCGGGGCGACATGATCATCCCGGTCTGGCCGCCGACGTCGTCGCCGAGCCAGATCATATCGGCGCCAAGCGAGGCCAGGCGCCGGGCGACCGTCCGATGATAGCGGAAAGGGATGTCGAGTATTCGGTCGGCCAGATCGGGATTCTCGACCAGGTCGAGCATCATCCGTTCCAGGCCGCGGAGGGCCCAGGCGGTCTCCCAGATCGTCGTCACGGCTACGCCGCAGATCCAGTATTCTTTGCCGAATTCGCGGATGACGCGCTCGGCTTCGGTATAAAGCTCCGGGCGGTCTGGATCGGGTGGGGAATAGCGATCGATCGCCGCGTCTTCTGCCAGCGGGAAGCCTTTCATTTCCGTGTAATGGCCGGTTCCGAAACGCGTCTCGTAAGGGGCCACTTCCCAGCGGATGCCCCACTCATCGGTATAGGTTTCATCGGCTTGGTAGTAGGAATTGGCCCAGCCCACGCTGGTGAGAAGAACATCCTCGCCGACGGCTCGTTCCAGATTATAGACGTTGCCGCCGCCGTGGGGATTATGGCCTGCTGCGCCGGCGCTTCCCAGCCGCCCTAGTCCTTGCAGATCGGCCCGAAGGCGGACGGCGAACTCGGGCGTGAAGCTGACCTGAAGCGGGCAGCGATCCGGCCGCTCTTGGCTCAGCGCGGTTTGGACTCGTTCGCGATGGGAGAGGGCCATTTTGCGTTCCCCGGTCAGAGATCGGACCAGCGGTCGAGATAGTCCTCGAGCTCGGCGGGGGAGAGCCGCGGATTGTCGAAGAAGCCACTTCCCAGCCGTTGGCGGATGGCTTCGTAGACGATGATCCCCACCGAGACGGACAGGTTCAGGCTCTGGACCATGCCGAACATCGGAATCTTGATCTTATGGTCGGCCGCGACCAGCGCCGCTTCCGAGATCCCGTCTCTTTCGCCGCCAAAGACGACGGCCGTAGGACGAGTGAAATCCAGGCTGGTGTAGGGAACCGAATCCGGGCCGAGATGCGTGACGGCCACCGCAAAGCCTTGCTTTTTCAGCCCCGCCAGGCAGGCTTCGGTCGTGGGATGAAAATCGACTTTCAGCCACTTGTCGGCCCGGGTGGTGATGGCGTTGTTGATGGGCATGGGATCGTCGCCCGAACCGATGACGTCGATGGCCATGATCCCGGCCGCGTCGCAGGTCCGCAAAACGGCGCTGGCGTTGTGGGGGTTATCGATCCTCTCCAGCACGATCCGGAGGTCCGGCTGGCGGAATCCCAGCACGCTCTTGATCCGGGCCAGTCGTTCGGGCGTCGTCATGGCGGATTCTTCAGGGATGAAGATTCGGGAGGAAGAGCATCTTCAGGATCAAGAGGCCCCAGGTTAAGATCGTCCCGGCGAGAGCCCGATACTCTTTATTGCGGCGATATTGGCTCCAGTGGAACCGCCACTCGCCGTTGGCGGGTGCGGGCTTGATCCGGGGGAAGAAAAGCGGCACAGATTTTTCGAAGGCGCCGTACTGGTCGGGGAAGATCCGGCGCATCCGGTCCCGCTCCTCGAGGATGACGAGCGGGTAGAACAGCCCGAAGTAGATAGCGAAGGCCAGAACACCCCACCAGGAATTCGTGGCTACGGCGATGCCGACTCCGAGAATGAAGTTGCCGACGTAAAGCGGGTTGCGGCTGTGGCGGTAGGGGCCTGTCACGGCCAGGGCTTTCTCCTTGCGGATATGCCCCGCCGCCCAGGCGCGAACAGTCAGGCCGAGCGCGGCGACGGCGGCGCCAATCAGAAGGGAGCGGACCGTAGGAGCCGCCGTGATGGTGACCGCCAGGAGCGCCAGCGGTCCCGACCGGACCCGCCAGCGGTAGAGCGTCCGCATCAGCTTTGTTTCAGGCATGTTCGGCCAAC
This window encodes:
- a CDS encoding class I SAM-dependent methyltransferase, whose amino-acid sequence is MKWYEQFFDGVAMDFWKAAVPEEWTRAEVVFLKESLVLAPGSSVLDVPCGFGRHALALAAEGIRVRGIDIAPACVEEVNARAKAANLPAEAVLGDLAGVDLGGPFDGAYCLGNSFGYFDPDDMLGFCRRVAAALRPAGRFVIHTAMAAESVLPDFREREWITAGDITCLMANGYDSERSVVETHYTFIRDGRVEKRSSEHYVYTVGEIGRLLAASGFRVLCSVGSPDGTPFEFKDPQLYIIAEKR
- a CDS encoding DMT family transporter, which codes for MDRRPFFAILVSAALFGVSPPLAKLLLRDTDPLVLAGLLYAGAGIGLTLYNQLRPRGSHAGSEPSPLNRKDAPWLAGAIVCGGIAAPILLLLGLSRLSGFSASLLLNLEGVATALLAVLLFGEPAGRRTWAALAAMTAAGFLMSWDVSAGRISALGVLLVLAAMAAWGADNNFTRMIADKNPVRIAQVKGLIAGAFSLGLAAWLGRPFPHWTYWLAGAALGAFSYGISLVLFIRALSGLGAFRTGAFFSLGPFVGAVLSLVLLREAPSWPLLPGVLLMLAGTALIVLERHGHAHHHDRLVHAHPHHHHDDHHNDHHSHHDPEPERLPGGRSSEEPSRGHVHEHSHEEREHSHAHWPDIHHRHGH
- a CDS encoding sigma-70 family RNA polymerase sigma factor, producing the protein MDEQQLIALVRDGDERAFAEIVQVYKDRIVNFLFQMTGDYQKAVDLSQETFLRVYFKADKYRPIAPLSSWIYAIASNLAKTDIKKRRRMPLVSFEELPPTADLSTPSREASDSGLSANLRQALAKLNPRYRIPVLLKDVEGYSQEEIARIIQRPVGTVKARISRGRMMLKKSLESARQDAAGLPKTEIIDEQL
- a CDS encoding NADH:flavin oxidoreductase, translating into MTQSPSDSPLFTPIKIGGMEIPNRFVRSATAEFMADEDGFVTDRLVGLFHDLAEGEVGLIITGHAFIRPDGKAGPFQTAVYDDRFLPGLKRISSTVHAFPSRIFLQLAHAGRQTKVKLVGGEPISPSAVFEPTFKLTPREVTPVEIESLKNDFIQAARRAREAGFDGVQIHCAHGYLLGSFLSPHTNRRTDDWGGSTAKRARIVLEIIAGIKAICGSLFPVIAKLNSEDFLASGLQVEESLEIAGLLQGAGLDGLEISGGMTEAGKGSIWLGVRPEEEEGYFVDAAARFKKVLRIPVFGLGGNRTFARMEAIIRDGRADLVSLSRPFIREPRLVRDFRLGRIKKSSCISCSKCLNPRGITCGELKVQSRKG
- a CDS encoding PDZ domain-containing protein, which encodes MNHRFKTLAALALALAVAGPAFTGTRTAIDEKRVEEIIKMTAPSVVKVEARNGIRKIATGIVIDKDGTIVTTALISPRDQTIQVTTADGKVYQAIFKGFDTQTGIAVIQAKGAALTPLGLGKTGDLRPGVWIGVVGLSPEHTPSITQGIVSSASPDKARLNVWVVPGSSGAPVVSAEGKMVGLLRGAYFDDASVAFEFREGTTVGSGFAVSRGEAPSAGMALAIPVDLVISVATDIRKNGKVMRGWMGVSVDVSEGPLVVAVVDPKSPAEQAKIKVGDVLIKFEGKDLTNGNALAQEIRSRKPGAEVTLKIERDGKPLDVKVKLGEYSEANAQRELEILFPQLFPQITTRPQDRNPYAPVPGNPLSSYRWEKRKYIGVSLEPMNPELAEAWGAKDGYGLLVTALESEGAAKKAGIKVGDILLKADGKKVESVNDLSALLQDKKKGDKVKIDFVRDKKTMALDVEVTEDESVGVQFLHRSPEEPGSSEIPGRPAEKEAPGGFSKSTSKSESAARDIVRQFESEFNGSRNWTTSPSPDLLRIMRNGKTIIWI
- a CDS encoding isoprenylcysteine carboxylmethyltransferase family protein, with the protein product MPETKLMRTLYRWRVRSGPLALLAVTITAAPTVRSLLIGAAVAALGLTVRAWAAGHIRKEKALAVTGPYRHSRNPLYVGNFILGVGIAVATNSWWGVLAFAIYFGLFYPLVILEERDRMRRIFPDQYGAFEKSVPLFFPRIKPAPANGEWRFHWSQYRRNKEYRALAGTILTWGLLILKMLFLPNLHP
- a CDS encoding RNA methyltransferase encodes the protein MTTPERLARIKSVLGFRQPDLRIVLERIDNPHNASAVLRTCDAAGIMAIDVIGSGDDPMPINNAITTRADKWLKVDFHPTTEACLAGLKKQGFAVAVTHLGPDSVPYTSLDFTRPTAVVFGGERDGISEAALVAADHKIKIPMFGMVQSLNLSVSVGIIVYEAIRQRLGSGFFDNPRLSPAELEDYLDRWSDL